The following proteins come from a genomic window of Corallococcus sp. NCRR:
- a CDS encoding thiol-disulfide oxidoreductase DCC family protein — MTTLQTTPPGHDVVLYDSHCRVCSGAAREMRKLVGGQGTQLLSFRDEGVLDAFPGVSFERCEKAMQLIQADGRVLEGAEAIVRALGRRPLGRLLYVYYVPGLRQLADAVYGVVARYRFRIAGRDCPDGACAVHFK, encoded by the coding sequence ATGACGACGCTCCAGACGACACCGCCGGGCCATGACGTGGTGCTCTACGACAGCCACTGCCGCGTGTGCAGCGGCGCCGCGCGGGAGATGCGCAAGCTGGTGGGCGGGCAGGGCACGCAGCTGCTCTCGTTCCGCGACGAGGGCGTCTTGGACGCCTTCCCGGGGGTGAGCTTCGAGCGCTGCGAGAAGGCCATGCAGCTCATCCAGGCGGACGGCCGCGTGCTGGAGGGCGCGGAGGCCATTGTCCGCGCGCTGGGCCGGCGGCCGTTGGGGCGGCTGCTCTACGTGTACTACGTGCCCGGGCTTCGGCAGCTGGCGGACGCGGTGTACGGGGTGGTGGCCCGCTACCGCTTCCGCATCGCGGGTCGCGACTGCCCCGATGGGGCCTGCGCGGTGCACTTCAAATAG
- a CDS encoding AAA family ATPase → MTSPPPNLQAAQSFRRFFGELRETYLERETLFTQIELALLCREHVLVVGPPGTAKSAVASAVLGRITDEVSGLPSLFSKQIAETTLQTDLIGPVDFKVLTETGRTEYLTDEGMLGAVHAFLDEVFDGRDMLLRSILNVMYERELKHGRKVTTGRTECVVMTSNRYLTEVLARSPELLLAFADRLSFISFVPKAFARRESRAAMLHRFVHGTRPDLRATLTLQQLDLLQDAVAQVKVPGHVLEGVEMLTDALERALVAQVSKLPDYVPTKYFSQRSVVKALWTLKAAVVRDQIYRRPDRPLEATVEDLDALRWFFLLGGPPAAEADALLKAAVDPRERAQLEIVRLEQRTFDEVLGKVRQELGGGVEREATTLAAADDVNAAEGLSRNWQAGVVSSTARGVLGKLVPGPRHGQNRAPLLVAARALVAALEQRLSRGMTAGQGEGRGGVALLIAIRDVLELSRAVPELKPGYPALCESAARFLEQALEMSASAAEGLAFEDSVKMEWLVGLAENLEEELGVMGSLAAMLSEAVPSLHERLRDADKDTRRRVVAALRRRVSAAFPAQAPRGRKDPLDALSADSRRLTQLENALTALDSSQAGLKQELLRPLSVAYAREVLGATPFERIEQYGRAVQAVAENLRREGVTAEPVLAECRDLMENRLREHARVLSREVASPPPAPNAVLNGDAYTYYRGELSAQAPDGELTALVGLDGQLMAARPPSASAFLSDTVRAAVAEAELSFLQSRIKYLRSWLTQLLSALPAPEALNGRADAERTFERLVRSRFPQLALKEGELVRLKATLGMLETLPGELGESARKLSAQLRGIDEDFGRFSRQVLERRTAP, encoded by the coding sequence GTGACTTCGCCTCCTCCCAACCTGCAGGCCGCCCAGTCCTTTCGCCGCTTCTTCGGGGAGCTGCGGGAGACGTACCTGGAGCGGGAAACGCTGTTCACGCAGATTGAGCTGGCGCTGCTCTGCCGCGAGCACGTGCTGGTGGTGGGGCCGCCCGGGACGGCGAAGAGCGCGGTCGCCAGCGCCGTCCTGGGGCGCATCACCGACGAGGTGTCCGGCCTGCCGTCGCTGTTCTCCAAGCAGATCGCGGAGACGACGCTGCAGACGGACCTCATCGGTCCGGTGGACTTCAAGGTGCTCACGGAGACGGGGCGCACCGAGTACCTCACCGACGAGGGCATGCTGGGCGCGGTGCACGCGTTCCTGGACGAGGTCTTCGACGGCCGGGACATGCTGCTGCGCTCCATCCTCAACGTGATGTACGAGCGGGAGCTGAAGCACGGCCGCAAGGTGACGACCGGCCGCACCGAGTGCGTGGTGATGACGAGCAACCGGTACCTCACGGAGGTGCTGGCGCGCTCGCCGGAGCTGCTCCTGGCCTTCGCGGACCGCTTGAGCTTCATCAGCTTCGTGCCCAAGGCCTTCGCCCGGCGGGAGAGCCGGGCCGCCATGCTGCACCGCTTCGTGCACGGGACGCGGCCGGACCTGCGCGCCACGCTGACGCTCCAGCAGTTGGACCTGCTCCAGGACGCGGTGGCCCAGGTGAAGGTGCCCGGCCACGTGCTGGAGGGCGTGGAGATGCTCACGGACGCGCTGGAGCGCGCGCTCGTGGCGCAGGTGTCGAAGCTGCCGGACTACGTGCCCACGAAGTACTTCTCCCAGCGCTCGGTGGTGAAGGCGCTCTGGACGCTGAAGGCCGCGGTGGTGCGCGATCAGATCTACCGCCGTCCGGACCGGCCGCTCGAAGCGACGGTGGAGGACCTGGACGCGCTGCGCTGGTTCTTCCTCCTGGGCGGCCCGCCCGCGGCGGAGGCGGACGCGCTGCTCAAGGCGGCGGTGGACCCGCGCGAGCGGGCGCAGCTGGAGATCGTCCGGCTGGAGCAGCGCACCTTCGACGAGGTGCTGGGCAAGGTGCGCCAGGAGCTGGGCGGCGGCGTGGAGCGCGAGGCGACGACGCTCGCGGCCGCGGACGACGTGAACGCGGCGGAGGGGCTGAGCCGCAACTGGCAGGCGGGCGTGGTGTCCTCCACCGCGCGCGGCGTGCTGGGCAAGCTGGTGCCCGGGCCGCGTCACGGCCAGAACCGGGCGCCGCTGCTGGTGGCGGCGCGTGCGCTGGTGGCCGCGCTGGAGCAGCGGCTGTCGCGGGGCATGACGGCGGGACAGGGGGAGGGGAGAGGCGGCGTGGCGTTGCTCATCGCCATCCGCGACGTCCTGGAGCTGAGCCGGGCGGTGCCGGAGCTGAAGCCGGGCTACCCCGCGCTGTGTGAGTCGGCCGCGCGGTTCCTGGAGCAGGCGCTGGAGATGAGCGCGTCCGCCGCGGAGGGGCTCGCATTCGAGGACAGCGTCAAGATGGAGTGGCTGGTCGGGCTCGCGGAGAACCTGGAGGAGGAGCTGGGTGTGATGGGCTCGCTGGCGGCGATGCTCAGCGAGGCGGTACCCTCCCTCCACGAGCGGCTGCGTGACGCGGACAAGGACACGCGCCGCCGGGTGGTGGCCGCTCTCCGGCGCCGGGTGTCGGCGGCGTTCCCTGCGCAGGCACCCCGGGGCCGCAAGGATCCGCTGGATGCGCTGTCCGCGGACTCGCGGCGGCTCACCCAGTTGGAGAACGCCCTGACGGCGTTGGATTCGTCCCAGGCGGGCTTGAAGCAGGAGCTGCTCCGGCCGCTGAGCGTAGCGTACGCGCGCGAGGTACTGGGCGCGACCCCGTTCGAGCGCATCGAGCAGTACGGCCGCGCGGTGCAGGCGGTGGCGGAGAACCTGCGGCGCGAGGGCGTGACGGCGGAGCCGGTGCTCGCCGAGTGCCGCGACCTGATGGAGAACCGCCTCCGGGAGCATGCCCGCGTGCTGTCGCGCGAGGTGGCCAGCCCGCCTCCGGCCCCCAACGCCGTGCTCAACGGCGACGCGTACACCTATTACCGTGGCGAGCTGTCCGCGCAGGCTCCCGACGGCGAGCTGACCGCGCTCGTGGGCCTGGACGGCCAGTTGATGGCGGCGCGTCCCCCATCCGCCTCCGCGTTCCTCTCCGACACGGTGCGCGCGGCGGTGGCCGAGGCGGAGCTGTCCTTCCTCCAGTCGCGCATCAAGTACCTGCGCAGCTGGCTGACACAGCTGCTGTCCGCGTTGCCCGCCCCGGAGGCGCTCAACGGCCGCGCAGACGCGGAGCGCACCTTCGAGCGGCTGGTGCGCAGCCGCTTCCCCCAGCTCGCGCTCAAGGAGGGTGAACTGGTGCGGCTCAAGGCCACGCTGGGCATGCTGGAGACGCTCCCGGGCGAGCTGGGAGAGAGCGCGCGCAAGCTGTCCGCCCAGCTTCGCGGCATCGACGAGGACTTCGGACGCTTCAGCCGGCAGGTGCTGGAGCGGCGGACCGCGCCGTGA
- a CDS encoding vWA domain-containing protein, with protein sequence MLARRLTPLRQRLDALRQPMAARGGAWSWPFGRKLKGPEDLGLPVLVALDRELDRVGIHTAADARLLLALGTQRGRAGALAQGLATRANQALEEYEECLRLVEKAYRSGEMPSGALTALDRGFVRLARAVKVAELFSRPLETQGGEDAPFEIFERPAGTTRERPPANARLAVAELLAARARDNVIDLVQKRRDLDLAHEMLLRLGTTDADRARSMALRNDVAEARERVREVPPTRSLEALVRGVRETAQKDPRGAYRSLQGLYERAIEAGDAELASAARRALTPLLPPESRLTRMVEEAEAGTRLQWLGEADAEADSGREAEDAPDEQLADLAFSLNPEQLATFDLAAGCARFFDVEDALSEEIIEKDAASVRAVPRQVPYPTQTMSFATTGSLDEVHHFVITDPRRLLQDLAGHRQLVRTYLDDAPPPKPRKVKRTAVRVYVCDASGSMHGARARFRDALIIAELNNLRVKARRGESFDPLYFSFFNDVPTELARVDTAAEATRQIEKLFRDSPAEGQTDISLALLSAFDSIRAAQGRDPYLARATVVLITDGEDRVDLDLIRRTRAPMGALDIALSFISLGEENPDLKSLVLEQRAAGGRAFYHPLSDEEIRWARTEFDTPWRTLLPRDVPASLEALEALAPHLDALEAVAAGRAPGAGVAVEASFDALFPSTPAASPVPEAPGAELVARVTDILEAVGEAASLASADRRATESVVLLQHLLSVYGLTPARYLAVLSGGGRPVAEALERVRLLCRPFG encoded by the coding sequence GTGCTGGCGCGTCGGCTCACTCCTCTGCGGCAGCGCCTGGATGCGCTCCGCCAGCCCATGGCGGCCCGGGGTGGCGCGTGGTCCTGGCCCTTCGGCCGCAAGCTGAAGGGGCCGGAGGACCTGGGCCTGCCGGTGCTCGTGGCGCTCGACCGCGAGCTGGATCGCGTGGGCATCCACACCGCCGCGGATGCCCGGCTGTTGCTCGCGCTGGGCACCCAGCGGGGCAGGGCGGGGGCGCTCGCGCAGGGGCTCGCGACGCGCGCGAACCAGGCCCTGGAGGAGTACGAGGAGTGCCTGCGCCTCGTGGAGAAGGCTTACCGCTCCGGGGAGATGCCTTCGGGGGCGCTCACCGCGCTGGACCGCGGCTTCGTGCGGCTGGCCCGCGCGGTGAAGGTGGCGGAGCTCTTCAGCCGTCCGTTGGAGACCCAGGGCGGTGAGGACGCGCCGTTCGAGATCTTCGAGCGCCCGGCTGGGACGACCCGGGAGCGGCCACCAGCGAATGCGCGGCTGGCCGTCGCGGAGCTGCTGGCCGCTCGTGCGCGGGACAACGTCATCGACCTGGTGCAGAAGCGGCGCGACCTGGACCTGGCCCACGAGATGCTGCTGCGCCTGGGCACCACGGACGCGGACCGCGCGCGGAGCATGGCGCTGCGCAATGACGTGGCGGAGGCTCGCGAGCGGGTGCGCGAGGTTCCGCCCACGCGCTCCCTGGAGGCACTGGTGCGCGGCGTCCGGGAGACGGCGCAGAAGGATCCGCGAGGGGCCTATCGTTCGTTGCAGGGCCTCTACGAGCGCGCCATCGAAGCGGGGGACGCGGAGCTGGCCTCGGCGGCGCGGCGCGCGCTGACGCCGCTGCTTCCTCCCGAGTCCCGGCTGACGCGGATGGTGGAGGAGGCCGAGGCGGGCACGCGGCTCCAGTGGCTGGGAGAGGCGGATGCCGAGGCGGACTCCGGACGCGAAGCGGAGGACGCGCCGGACGAGCAGCTCGCGGACCTGGCGTTCTCCCTGAATCCGGAACAGCTGGCCACGTTCGACCTGGCGGCGGGGTGCGCGCGCTTCTTCGACGTGGAGGACGCGCTGTCGGAGGAGATCATCGAGAAGGACGCCGCCTCCGTGCGGGCCGTCCCTCGTCAGGTGCCCTATCCGACGCAGACGATGTCGTTCGCCACGACGGGCAGCCTGGATGAGGTCCACCACTTCGTCATCACGGATCCACGGCGCCTGCTCCAGGACCTCGCGGGGCACCGGCAGCTCGTGCGTACCTACCTGGACGACGCGCCGCCCCCCAAGCCGCGCAAGGTGAAGCGCACCGCCGTGCGCGTCTACGTCTGTGACGCCTCCGGCTCCATGCACGGCGCTCGGGCGCGCTTCCGGGACGCGCTGATCATCGCGGAGCTGAACAACCTGCGCGTGAAGGCGCGGCGCGGAGAGAGCTTCGACCCGCTCTACTTCAGCTTCTTCAACGACGTGCCCACGGAGCTGGCGCGCGTGGACACCGCCGCGGAGGCGACCCGGCAGATCGAGAAGCTCTTCCGGGACTCGCCCGCGGAGGGGCAGACGGACATCTCGCTGGCCCTCCTGTCCGCCTTCGACTCCATCCGCGCCGCGCAGGGGCGCGATCCGTACCTCGCGCGCGCCACGGTGGTGCTCATCACCGACGGCGAGGACCGCGTGGACCTGGATCTCATCCGCCGCACGCGCGCGCCCATGGGCGCCCTGGACATCGCGCTGAGCTTCATCTCGCTGGGCGAGGAGAACCCGGACCTCAAGTCCCTGGTGCTGGAGCAGCGCGCCGCCGGAGGCCGCGCCTTCTACCACCCGCTCTCCGACGAGGAGATCCGCTGGGCGCGCACGGAGTTCGACACGCCCTGGCGCACGCTGTTGCCTCGCGACGTGCCGGCCTCGCTGGAGGCCCTGGAGGCCCTGGCCCCGCACCTGGACGCGCTGGAGGCGGTGGCTGCGGGCCGCGCACCCGGGGCGGGCGTGGCCGTGGAGGCGTCCTTCGACGCGCTCTTTCCTTCCACGCCCGCCGCGTCCCCCGTGCCGGAGGCGCCCGGGGCGGAGCTCGTGGCGCGGGTGACGGACATCCTGGAGGCGGTGGGCGAGGCCGCGTCGCTCGCCTCCGCGGACCGGCGCGCGACGGAGAGCGTGGTGCTCCTGCAGCACCTGCTGTCCGTCTACGGACTCACGCCCGCGCGATACCTGGCCGTGCTGTCCGGCGGCGGTCGTCCGGTGGCCGAGGCGTTGGAGCGGGTGCGCTTGCTCTGCCGCCCGTTCGGGTAG
- a CDS encoding PspA/IM30 family protein gives MFGFLKRKKTPPATVDPLATFDRLIEDLERQAAEVRKSAATLLALKGELSRGVTRYTARLGDIAGRRQTAHDRGDAKGVGVLERDRVQTERLLESTRESLRRAERDSELLLGAAGELGDRVADLRIERESASARMAAGGVVTEALREQVERFDRVMALEAARDEVEKAHALADIYREER, from the coding sequence ATGTTCGGCTTCCTCAAACGCAAGAAGACGCCTCCCGCGACCGTGGACCCGTTGGCCACGTTCGACCGGCTCATCGAGGACCTGGAGCGCCAGGCGGCCGAGGTGCGCAAGTCCGCCGCCACGCTGCTGGCCCTCAAGGGCGAGCTTTCCCGTGGAGTGACGCGCTACACGGCCCGCTTGGGTGACATCGCCGGACGCCGGCAGACGGCGCATGACCGGGGCGACGCGAAGGGCGTGGGCGTGCTGGAGCGCGACCGCGTGCAGACCGAGCGCCTGTTGGAGTCCACGCGCGAATCGCTGCGGCGCGCGGAGCGGGACTCGGAGCTGCTCCTGGGCGCGGCCGGCGAGCTGGGCGATCGCGTGGCGGACCTGCGCATCGAGCGGGAGAGCGCGTCCGCGCGCATGGCCGCGGGCGGCGTCGTCACCGAAGCGCTGCGCGAGCAGGTGGAGCGCTTCGACCGGGTGATGGCGCTGGAGGCGGCGCGCGACGAGGTGGAGAAGGCGCACGCCCTGGCGGACATCTACCGCGAGGAACGGTGA
- a CDS encoding DNA integrity scanning protein DisA nucleotide-binding domain protein, whose amino-acid sequence MSDNTKFDREFMRSALSLAAKSEVDHFLYICDTPIAPEDLRGKPARKKLVYAVTLEPLAQEFLRKKVRALVIPAYDYSRTERVKVALVSALSQGAFKEGDLVLCMTGKVGRAPDTLMQMRIGGSLDDRLAIEGVKLGEEFNSQVVDALIQLALQIGQEGFEGHPIGTIITIGDHTSVLEKSRQLTINPFQGLSESERNVLDPKIRDAIKNFSVLDGAFVIREDGVVLSAGRYLSSNDDTVKIPLGLGARHAASAGITSTTHCIALTVSQTSGAVRLFKGGNIVLELHQTARRT is encoded by the coding sequence TTGAGCGACAACACGAAGTTCGATCGGGAATTCATGCGCTCGGCGCTCTCCCTGGCCGCCAAGAGCGAGGTCGACCACTTCCTCTACATCTGCGACACGCCCATTGCGCCGGAGGACCTCCGGGGTAAGCCCGCGCGCAAGAAGCTGGTGTACGCGGTGACGTTGGAACCGCTGGCGCAGGAGTTCCTGCGCAAGAAGGTCCGCGCGCTGGTCATCCCCGCGTACGACTACTCGCGCACGGAGCGGGTGAAGGTGGCGCTCGTGTCCGCGCTATCGCAGGGCGCGTTCAAGGAAGGCGACCTCGTGCTCTGCATGACGGGCAAGGTGGGCCGCGCGCCGGACACGCTGATGCAGATGCGCATCGGCGGGTCGCTGGACGACCGGCTGGCCATCGAGGGCGTGAAGCTGGGCGAGGAGTTCAACTCGCAGGTGGTGGACGCGCTCATCCAGTTGGCGCTGCAGATTGGCCAGGAGGGCTTCGAGGGCCACCCCATCGGGACCATCATCACGATTGGTGACCACACGAGCGTGCTGGAGAAGAGCCGGCAGCTCACCATCAATCCGTTCCAGGGCCTGTCGGAGTCCGAGCGCAACGTGCTGGACCCGAAGATCCGCGACGCCATCAAGAACTTCTCCGTGCTGGACGGCGCGTTCGTCATCCGCGAGGACGGCGTGGTGCTGTCCGCCGGCCGCTACCTGTCCTCCAATGACGACACGGTGAAGATTCCCCTGGGCCTGGGCGCGCGCCACGCGGCCTCCGCGGGCATCACGTCCACCACGCACTGCATCGCGCTCACGGTGAGCCAGACGTCCGGCGCGGTGCGGCTCTTCAAGGGCGGCAACATCGTGCTGGAGCTGCACCAGACGGCGCGGCGGACCTGA
- a CDS encoding TraR/DksA family transcriptional regulator: MNQKDLKRYKKMLEDSKASLLESAKKTLVEESSFDTDDLPDEIDQAASEYTQSMVFRLRDREKFLLQKIDGALKRVEDGTFGICERCEEDISPKRLDARPVTTLCIRCKEEQEKKEKSYG, encoded by the coding sequence GTGAACCAGAAAGATCTCAAGCGTTACAAGAAGATGCTCGAGGACAGCAAAGCGAGCCTGCTCGAAAGCGCGAAGAAGACCCTGGTGGAGGAATCGTCCTTCGACACGGACGACCTGCCTGACGAAATCGACCAGGCCGCCTCCGAGTACACCCAGTCCATGGTCTTCCGCCTGAGGGACCGCGAGAAGTTCCTCCTGCAGAAGATCGACGGCGCCCTCAAGCGCGTGGAAGACGGCACCTTCGGCATCTGCGAGCGCTGCGAGGAGGACATCTCCCCCAAGCGCCTGGATGCGCGTCCGGTGACGACGCTCTGCATCCGCTGCAAGGAAGAGCAGGAGAAGAAGGAGAAGTCCTACGGCTGA
- a CDS encoding FHA domain-containing protein has protein sequence MDAVDYCPRCDTENSRDATVCRACGSALRSGTMVMAVAHISSRPQVSIRVVRADGGPEALVRMQRDTLTCGQQADIALNDDPFIMPVQARFFFSGARLAIEDVGGANGVFVRLRNERELPAGGELRLGRQRLVLEPIPAAALGPGGTQVWGSPDPGYRLRLIQLLEGGLRGAAYPLKDGDNLLGREQGDIAFPTDGFVSGRHALLQVRGDRLMVRDVGSSNGTFIRLAGPTFVDNGDHFLIGRQLLRVEIQPVVA, from the coding sequence ATGGACGCCGTGGACTATTGCCCCCGCTGTGACACCGAGAATTCCCGGGATGCCACTGTCTGCCGAGCTTGTGGCTCGGCGCTGCGCTCCGGGACCATGGTGATGGCCGTGGCGCACATCTCGTCGCGCCCGCAGGTGTCCATCCGCGTGGTGCGCGCGGATGGAGGCCCGGAAGCGCTCGTGCGCATGCAGCGCGACACCCTCACCTGCGGCCAGCAGGCGGACATCGCGCTCAACGACGACCCGTTCATCATGCCCGTGCAGGCGCGCTTCTTCTTCTCCGGCGCCCGGCTCGCCATCGAGGACGTGGGCGGCGCCAACGGCGTCTTCGTGCGCCTGCGCAATGAGCGCGAGCTGCCCGCCGGAGGCGAGCTGCGCCTGGGCCGTCAGCGACTGGTGCTGGAGCCCATCCCCGCCGCGGCGCTGGGGCCCGGCGGCACGCAGGTGTGGGGCTCGCCGGATCCCGGCTACCGGCTGCGGCTCATCCAGCTCCTGGAGGGCGGCCTGCGCGGCGCGGCCTACCCGCTCAAGGACGGCGACAACCTGCTGGGTCGTGAGCAGGGCGACATCGCCTTCCCCACGGACGGCTTCGTGTCCGGGCGGCATGCGCTGCTGCAGGTCAGGGGGGACCGGCTGATGGTGCGCGACGTGGGCTCGTCCAACGGCACCTTCATCCGCCTGGCGGGGCCGACCTTCGTCGACAACGGCGACCACTTCCTCATCGGCCGTCAGCTGCTGCGGGTGGAGATCCAGCCCGTGGTGGCCTGA
- a CDS encoding serine/threonine-protein kinase translates to MYCPSCGADAEDSSRYCPACGATLLRSAEGGDEYVGKTIAAKYRVEALIGEGGMGKVYRARQLALDKVVVLKVLRHTLLSDERTVARFQREAKAASRLNHPNSISVLDFGQADDGALFIAMEYVAGQDLHQILSREWPLGEARVVRIALQILSALSDAHGAGVIHRDLKPENIMVEQRRNEPDFVKVLDFGIAKITDSQDEGPALTRAGFVCGTPEYMSPEQARGAVLDHRSDLYAVGVILYQLMTGLLPFESDSAVGFATKHLTEEPPPPTRRRPDARISPGMERLILRVLSKDPDDRPANAAAFKTELLAVDKERRRGGAAANDTGGRRPQASGVLAPIPRKSQAAHNNARNNTAWNDVTVEATVQGLPHSHGHSRTPVSEESTLAPEGTQTSVVAPVSSGGEGIILFFKALTTVLVLGAVGFFVYYFGIGAGSGSEGNQYVAPPNAPRLLTSGSDQPDYLRQIPSNARNVDKARKLTQDGDRDVMSGELVRATSSYKEAFNFNPEAELALKLGELYWQRDNTDEARGWWVRHLTDMPDSRARAYIELRLGSPVARPSSP, encoded by the coding sequence GTGTACTGCCCTTCCTGCGGCGCTGACGCCGAAGACTCCTCCCGTTACTGCCCCGCCTGCGGCGCGACGCTCCTGCGCTCGGCGGAGGGCGGCGACGAATACGTGGGCAAGACGATTGCCGCCAAGTACCGGGTGGAAGCCCTCATCGGCGAGGGCGGCATGGGCAAGGTGTACCGCGCCCGTCAGCTCGCGCTGGACAAGGTGGTGGTGCTGAAGGTGCTGCGCCACACGCTGCTGTCGGACGAGCGCACCGTGGCGCGCTTCCAGCGCGAGGCCAAGGCCGCCAGCCGCTTGAACCACCCCAACTCCATCAGCGTGCTGGACTTCGGTCAGGCGGACGACGGCGCGCTCTTCATCGCGATGGAGTACGTGGCCGGGCAGGACCTGCACCAGATCCTCAGCCGCGAGTGGCCGCTGGGCGAGGCGCGCGTGGTGCGCATCGCCCTCCAGATTCTGAGCGCGCTGTCGGACGCGCACGGCGCGGGCGTCATCCACCGGGACCTGAAGCCCGAGAACATCATGGTGGAGCAGCGCCGCAACGAGCCGGACTTCGTGAAGGTGCTGGACTTCGGCATCGCGAAGATCACCGACTCGCAGGACGAGGGCCCGGCCCTCACGCGCGCGGGCTTCGTGTGCGGCACCCCGGAGTACATGTCGCCGGAGCAGGCGCGGGGCGCGGTGCTCGACCACCGCTCGGACCTGTACGCGGTGGGCGTCATCCTCTACCAGCTGATGACGGGCCTGCTCCCCTTCGAGTCCGACTCGGCGGTGGGCTTCGCCACCAAGCACCTCACCGAGGAGCCACCTCCGCCCACGCGCCGCCGTCCGGACGCGCGCATCTCCCCGGGCATGGAGCGGCTCATCCTCCGCGTCCTGTCCAAGGACCCGGACGACCGGCCGGCCAACGCCGCGGCCTTCAAGACGGAGTTGCTCGCGGTCGACAAGGAGCGCCGCCGCGGGGGCGCCGCCGCCAACGACACGGGCGGGCGCCGTCCGCAGGCCTCGGGTGTGCTGGCCCCCATCCCGCGCAAGTCCCAGGCCGCGCACAACAACGCCCGGAACAACACGGCCTGGAACGACGTGACGGTGGAAGCCACCGTGCAGGGCCTGCCGCACTCGCACGGGCATTCGCGCACGCCGGTCTCGGAGGAGTCCACGCTCGCGCCCGAGGGCACCCAGACCTCCGTGGTCGCGCCCGTCTCTAGTGGCGGCGAGGGCATCATCCTCTTCTTCAAGGCGCTCACCACCGTGCTGGTGCTGGGGGCGGTGGGCTTCTTCGTCTACTACTTCGGCATTGGCGCGGGCAGCGGCTCCGAGGGCAACCAGTACGTGGCGCCGCCCAACGCGCCCCGGCTGCTCACCTCCGGTTCGGATCAGCCGGACTACCTGCGGCAGATCCCCAGCAACGCGCGCAACGTGGACAAGGCGCGCAAGCTGACGCAGGACGGGGACCGCGACGTGATGTCCGGCGAGCTGGTCCGCGCGACCTCCAGCTACAAGGAAGCCTTCAACTTCAACCCGGAGGCGGAGCTGGCCCTCAAGCTGGGCGAGCTGTACTGGCAGCGCGACAACACGGACGAGGCCCGCGGCTGGTGGGTGCGCCACCTGACCGACATGCCCGACTCGCGTGCGCGCGCGTACATCGAGCTCCGGCTCGGCAGCCCGGTGGCGCGTCCCTCGTCGCCCTGA
- a CDS encoding FHA domain-containing protein, with translation MSQLLLSALPVVCPNCDGFNPPRSATCVLCGQAMEEAAPAPRPAATTPPRPAMPPPAGTGPGRPAAVASFTRPGEPVSPPTPPPPPSAVPPGLKPSARTPPPTAAQGLMVEARRAAPPVGTPPPPRAGYGPALPPANTRPPPPVPDNALPPRGGTGATAPVPAGTPPATTGATARPAPVASRFGLAVIAGTTRGQRYKLPVTGCVVGRQRGAILFPDDVYVSPLHATFLVKDGALFVRDESSASGVYVTFAGTEPLAPRALFSAGQRLFRFTGRVEAPAPVAGRPTPYGSPVPLGQALYGVEEVHMGGRAGRAVVTAAALLTIGQAHCDLAYPNDEGLAGRHCELSPTATGAMLRDLSGGLGTFVRIPPATERPLRPGDRVRLGQHVMQVETLG, from the coding sequence ATGTCTCAGCTTCTGCTGTCCGCGCTCCCGGTGGTCTGCCCGAATTGTGACGGCTTCAACCCGCCACGCTCGGCCACCTGCGTGCTGTGCGGCCAGGCGATGGAAGAGGCTGCTCCGGCCCCCCGTCCGGCGGCCACGACCCCGCCCCGGCCGGCGATGCCGCCCCCTGCTGGCACGGGCCCTGGCCGCCCCGCCGCCGTCGCGAGCTTCACGCGCCCGGGGGAGCCCGTCTCCCCGCCCACACCGCCTCCGCCGCCCAGCGCCGTGCCGCCCGGGCTCAAGCCCTCCGCGCGCACCCCGCCGCCCACCGCCGCCCAGGGACTGATGGTGGAGGCTCGCCGGGCAGCGCCGCCTGTCGGGACGCCGCCGCCCCCCCGCGCGGGCTACGGGCCGGCCCTGCCGCCCGCGAACACCCGCCCGCCCCCGCCCGTGCCGGACAACGCCCTGCCCCCTCGTGGCGGCACGGGCGCCACGGCGCCGGTTCCGGCGGGCACGCCCCCCGCGACGACGGGCGCCACCGCGCGCCCCGCGCCAGTGGCGTCGCGTTTCGGGCTGGCGGTCATCGCCGGGACGACGCGCGGCCAGCGCTACAAGCTGCCGGTGACGGGCTGCGTGGTGGGCCGCCAGCGCGGCGCCATCCTCTTCCCGGACGACGTCTACGTGTCGCCGCTGCACGCCACCTTCCTCGTGAAAGACGGCGCCCTCTTCGTACGCGACGAGTCGAGCGCGTCGGGCGTCTACGTCACGTTCGCCGGCACGGAGCCGCTGGCGCCGCGCGCCCTCTTCAGCGCCGGCCAGCGGCTGTTCCGCTTCACCGGCCGCGTGGAGGCCCCCGCGCCCGTGGCGGGCCGCCCCACCCCGTATGGCTCGCCCGTGCCGCTCGGCCAGGCGCTCTACGGCGTGGAAGAGGTGCACATGGGCGGCAGGGCGGGCCGCGCGGTGGTGACGGCCGCGGCACTGCTCACCATCGGACAGGCCCACTGCGACCTGGCGTACCCGAATGACGAGGGGCTCGCCGGCCGGCACTGCGAGCTGAGCCCCACGGCGACGGGCGCGATGCTGCGCGACCTGTCCGGCGGCCTGGGCACCTTCGTGCGCATCCCGCCCGCGACGGAGCGGCCCCTGCGTCCGGGCGACCGCGTCCGCCTGGGTCAGCACGTCATGCAGGTGGAGACGCTGGGCTGA